Within Streptomyces roseirectus, the genomic segment GCGGAAAGCCGTCGCCGAGCTGACGACCCCCCTGCACGACGACACCACCGGCCTCCTCCTGAAGGGCAAGGCCGGCACCGTCCGCCCGTACGGCTCCCTCGTCGCCGACACCCTGCGGGACCCCTCCGCCCCGGTGCCGATGGACATCTGGCTCACCGTCCTGGCGGCCACCGCCGACGACCCCCGGCACACCGTCCTCAGCACCGCCCGCGCCCGTTTCACCCCCCTCGCCGAAGCCGGCGACCCGCACGCCATGCACATGATGGGCATCGTCAAGGAGGCGGACGGCGACCAGGACACCGCGCTGCACTGGTACCGCAAGGCCGTGGACGCCGGCCTGCCGCACCTCGCGGAACAGGTCGGCCGGCTCCTCCTCACCCGGGGCGCCCCCGACCAGGCCCTCCCCTATCTCCGCACGGCCGCCGAGAAGCCCTACGCCCGCACGGCCTCCCGCCTCCTCGCCGAAGCCCACCTCGCCCTCGCGGAACAGGCCCTCCGCACAGCCGCCGACGCGGGAGACAGGGACGCCCGCCACCGCCAGGGCGACCTCGACCAGAGGCTCGCCGACGCCTCCCGGGCCACCCAGTACTACGCCCGCCTCGACCAGGAGACCCCCCTCGCCCGCGGCCTCGCCGTCTACCACCTCCTGCGCGGCGAGCCCGAGACCGCCCACCCCTACCTGGAGCGCGCGATCCACGACGGCGACGACAGAGCCGTCCGCATCCGCGACGACCTCGCCGCCGCCCCGCAGACCCTCGACGACGCCGAACGGCACTTCCGCCGTAGCACCGACCCCCAGGACCTCGCCCACCTCGGCGTCGTCCTGGAGCGGCGGGGGCGGACGGCGGAGGCGCTGGCGGCGTACGAGGAGGCCGCCGCCCGGGGCGACGCCTTCGCCCGCGCCCGTGCCGAGACCCTGCGTGGCGACCGGGATACCGTCGAGGAGTGACCAGCAGCGACACCACCCCCGCCCCCACCCTCTTCACCTGGGAGTTCGCCACCGACCCCTACCCGGCGTACGCCTGGCTGCGCGAGCACGCCCCCGTGCACCGCACCACCCTCCCGAGCGGCGTCGAGGCATGGCTGGTCACCCGCTACACGGACGCCAAGCAGGCCCTCGCGGACGCCCGCCTCTCGAAGAACCCGGCGCACCACGACGGACCGGAGCACGCGCGGGGCAGGACCGGCATCCCCGGCGAGCGCAAGGCGGAGCTGATGACGCACCTGCTGAACATCGACCCGCCGGACCACACCCGCCTGCGCCGCCTGGTCAGCAAGGCGTTCACCCCGCGCCGCGTCGCCGAATTCGCCCCCCGCGTCCAGGGGTTGACGAACGACCTGATCGACAGGTTCGCGGCGACCGGCGAGGCCGACCTCATCCACGACTTCGCCTTCCCCCTCCCCATCCACGCCATCTGCGACCTCCTCGGCGTCCCCCGCGAGGACCAGGACGACTTCCGCGACTGGGCCGGCATGATGATCCGACACGGCGGCGGCCCGAGGGGAGGCGTCGCCCGCTCCGTCAAGAAGATGCGCGCCTACCTCCTCGACCTGATCCACCGCAAGCGCGGCGACCTCGGCGACGACCTCATCTCCGGCCTGATCCGCGCCTCGGACCACGGCGAGCACCTGACGGAGAACGAGGCCGCGGCGATGGCGTTCATCCTCCTGTTCGCCGGTTTCGAGACGACCGTCAACCTCATCGGCAACGGCACCCTCGCCCTCCTGACCCACCCCGACCAGCGTGACCGCCTCCAGAAGTCCCTGGCGGCGGGCGAGCGCGGCCTCCTGGAGACCGGCGTCGAGGAACTGCTGCGCTACGACGGCCCGGTGGAGCTGGCGACCTGGCGGTTCGCGACCGGCCCGCTCACCCTCGGCGGCCAGGACATCGCCCCCGGCGACCCGGTCCTCGTCGTCCTCGCCGCCGCCGACCGCGACCCCGCCCGCTTCGAGCACCCCGACACCCTCGACCTCGGACGGCGCGACAACCAGCACCTCGGCTACGGCCACGGCATCCACTACTGCCTGGGCGCCCCGCTGGCCCGCCTGGAGGGCCAGACGGCGCTCGCGACCCTGCTCACCCGCCTGCCGGACCTTCAACTGGGCGTGCCCGTGGACGAGTTGAGATGGCGCGGCGGCCTCATCATGCGCGGGCTGCGGACGTTGCCGGTGACCTTCACGCCCCGCACGCCCGACGGGCCGTCAGAGCGGCTGTCAGACCGGCCGTCGGACCGGCCGTCCCGGCAAACATGACACGCCCTCAACTCTGTGATCTTCACGTGATCCGCGCGGCATGAACTTGTGACAAGCGATCGTATGCCGATACGTTCACAAGCCGGAGCGGCCCCCACGCCACTCCCGCCCCCACCGTCGTGAGAAAGGCGCCCGCATGCTCTCCGGGAACGGCCGTCACCGTCGCCCTCGTCAGGCCCCGGCTCTCCTCGTCGCCGCAGGAGTGACCGGCACCGCGATCGCGATCCCGCTGCTCGGCGCGAGCGGGGCGAGCGCCGCCGACGGATCGGCCGTCTGGGACAAGGTCGCGGGCTGCGAGACGGACGGCGACTGGAGCGAGAACACCGGGTCGGGCAAGTTCGGCGGCCTGCACCTCACGCTGGACGACTGGCAGAAGTACGGCGGCCTCCAGTACGCCGAGCGCCCCGACCTCGCGAGCCGCGCCGAGCAGATGACGATCGCCCAGAAGGTCCTCGCCGACCAGGGCCCCGGCGCCTGGCCCGTCTGCGCCCTCACGACCGGCCTGACGAAGGAGAACGGCTCGGTCGCGCTGGACACCCCCACGCCCACGCCGTCACCCAGCACGCCCGACTCGTCCGGTACCTCCGGCTCGTCCGGCTCGTCCGGTACGTCGGACTCGTCCAAGGGGTCCGGCGCGACGGGGAGTTCGGGGCAGTCCGGGACGACCGACCCCGCGGCGCCGAAGACCCCGGCGACGCCCACGCCGTCGACGTCCCCGTCCCCCTCTCCCGCGCCCGTCGACCCCGACGCGTCGTCCGGACGGCCGACCGGGGAGGTGCCGGGGGACTCCGCGGGGGGCGACAAGTCCGACACGTCCGGGAATGCCGCGCCGAACGCTCCACAGGTACCGGACAGCGCACCCACAGCTCCGGCGACCGAGGACAACCCCGTGCAGAGCGCCGGTTCTTGGAGCCTCGTGGACACCGGGGCCGGCGCGTCCGATGAGGCGGTCTCGGGGGCGTCTCCGCTCTCGATCGGGACCGGAAAGCACCGCGGGGCGAGCGGGGACGAGCCGACGACGTACACCGTCCGGGTCGGGGACACGCTCACCTCCATCGCCGACTCCCTTGCGCTTGACGGCGGATGGCGCGCCCTCTACGCCGCGAACAAGGGGGTCATCGGGGTCGACCCGAGCGACATCGTCCCCGGTCAGACGCTGTCTCTCGGGAACTGAGGCGGCGGGCGGCAAAGGCGTAAAAGCGGGCGGAAACACGGCAGTTCAGCGCCCGGCTTCGCGCTGAATGTCCGTTTTGGCGAAAGTGTGGGATGAGTCTCAGAAGCCCTGATCGTCTTTGAAAATCGGCTCGGGGCATGTCTACGGTCGAGGCCGCTCGGCAACCCGAGCCCCGGCTGCCGCAACGCCGAATCCTGCCAGCGGCCGTCCGGGAACAGTCGTCGCGTCAAGCGCCGTAGGCAGGAGCGGGGGACCCAAGGTAAGTGCTGGGGACGGTGGTTGGGGCCACCGGAACCGGCTTGGGGTGAAGTCGCACATCAGGTGCGGCAGGGCAACTCAACCGGCCCTAACCCGACAGCTCACCTCGCAGGCGTCGGTGAGGGGATCGAAGCATGCTGTTTTCCGGCAAGGGCAAGCACCGTCGTCCGTCCAAGGCCACTCGTGCCGTCGCGCTCGCCGGTGTCACCGGTGTCGCCGTCGCCGCCCCGCTGATGGCGGCCGGCAACGCCTCCGCCGCGACCGCCTCCGAGTGGGACGCCGTCGCGCAGTGCGAGTCCGGCGGCAACTGGTCCATCAACACCGGCAACGGGTACTACGGCGGGCTCCAGTTCTCGCCGTCGACCTGGGCCGCGTACGGCGGCACGGCGTACGCGTCGAGCGCCGACCGGGCCAGCAAGTCGCAGCAGATAGCGGTGGCCGAGAAGGTCCTCGCCTCGCAGGGCAAGGGTGCCTGGCCGAGCTGTGGCGTGGGTCTGTCGGGCGCGAGCTACAGCGGTGGCGGTTCGTCCTCGTCCAGCGGTTCGAGCAGCCGGACGGAGACGCCCAGCTCCTCCCGCTCCACCGAGCGTCAGGCCGCGCCCAAGCAGAGCGCCCCGAAGTCGACGTCCTCCAAGACCGTCACCACGCCGACCGGCAAGAAGGTCAAGAAGGGCGACGGCGAGTACAAGGTCGTCAAGGGTGACACCCTCAGCTCCATCGCGGCGAAGCACAAGGTCGCGGGCGGCTGGCAGAAGCTGTTCCAGCTGAACAAGGACATCATCCAGGACGCGAACCTGATCTACCCCGGCCAGCAGCTTCACCTGAAGTAAGCGGGCCCCCTGTCGCCTGCCCCGGTGCGTGCTCCCCCGTTACGCACCGGGGCAGGTTTTTTCGTGCCCAGCGCCGCGCCCGCTGTTCGCCTTCTCGCCACCCCCTCTTTGTTCCGTCTTGGAACAATGGGTACGGTCGGTTCTGTCCCATGGGGCGGTCGGTCGGCTGGCCGAAGCCCCCGGGCCGGTTAGGCTCTAGTCGCAAGGCCCCAGCGGCCCCGCACAACCAGCGTCACATCCAAGAAGGAGATGCTCGTGCCGTCCATCGACGTCGTCGTAGCCCGGGAAATCCTGGACTCCCGAGGCAACCCCACGGTCGAGGTCGAGGTCGGCCTCGACGACGGCAGCACCGGTCGTGCCGCCGTCCCGTCCGGCGCCTCCACCGGTGCCTTCGAGGCCATCGAGCTGCGCGACGGTGACCCGAACCGCTACCAGGGCAAGGGCGTCGAGAAGGCCGTCCTCGCCGTCATCGAGCAGATCGGCCCGGAGCTGGTCGGCTACGACGCGACCGAGCAGCGGCTGATCGACCAGGCGATGTTCGACCTGGACGCCACCGACAACAAGGGCTCGCTCGGCGCGAACGCCATCCTCGGCGTCTCCCTGGCCGTCGCGCACGCCGCCTCCGAGGCGTCCGACCTGCCGCTCTTCCGCTACCTCGGCGGCCCGAACGCGCACCTCCTGCCGGTGCCGATGATGAACATCCTGAACGGCGGCTCGCACGCCGACTCCAACGTGGACATCCAGGAGTTCATGATCGCGCCGATCGGCGCCGAGTCCTTCTCCGAGGCCCTGCGCTGGGGCACCGAGGTCTACCACACCCTCAAGAAGGTCCTGAAGACCAAGGGCCTGTCCACCGGTCTCGGCGACGAGGGCGGCTTCGCGCCGAACCTCGACTCCAACCGTGCCGCGCTCGACCTCATCCTCGAGGCCATCAAGCAGGCCGGGTACGTCCCCGGCGAGCAGATCGCGCTCGCGCTCGACGTCGCCGCGTCCGAGTTCTACAAGGACGGCGCGTACGAGTTCGAGGGCAAGTCCCGCTCGGCCGCCGAGATGACCGAGTACTACGAGGACCTGGTCGCCTCCTACCCGCTGGTCTCCATCGAGGACCCGCTGTTCGAGGACGACTGGGCCGGCTGGAAGGTCCTCACCGACAAGCTGGGCGACAAGGTCCAGATCGTCGGCGACGACCTCTTCGTCACCAACCCCGAGCGCCTGGCCCGTGGCATCGAGGAGGGCACGGCCAACGCCCTGCTCGTGAAGGTGAACCAGATCGGCTCGCTGACCGAGACGCTGGACGCCGTCGAGCTGGCCCAGCGCAACGGCTTCAAGTGCATGATGTCCCACCGCTCCGGCGAGACCGAGGACGTCACCATCGCCGACCTCGCCGTCGCCACCAACTGCGGCCAGATCAAGACCGGCGCCCCGGCCCGCTCCGAGCGCGTCGCCAAGTACAACCAGCTCCTGCGCATCGAGGAGATCCTGGACGACGCGGCGGTCTACGCCGGCCGCTCCGCGTTCCCGCGGTTTCGCTCTGCGAACCATTAAGCACAGCAAGGGCTGACCCTAGGGGGCTGAACCCCCTAAGGGGCGTCCCTTAAGAGGCGTCGTCCGTACGTCCCCGTACCCGGTCCCGTACCGTGTGCGGGGACGTACGCACGTATGAACGGGAGGCGGGACGCATGGCCGTGAAGGACAGGGACCGGTTCTCCACCGCGACCAGACTCCGCATCCTCGGCGAGCAGACCGCCGCCCGCGTCTACCGCTCCCAGACGAAACGCCAGCAGCGCCGCTCCCGCCTCACCGGCCGCGCGGCCCTCCTCGCCCTCGTCCTGTGCACCCTCGTCGTCGCCCTCGCCTACCCGATGCGGCAGTACGTCTCGCAGCGCGCCGAGATCGCCGACCTCGAACGCGAGCAGGAACAGGCCCGCCAGAAGGTCGAGCAACTGCGCGACCAGAAGGCCCGCTGGCAGGACGACGCCTACGCCGAGCAGCAGATCCGCCTCCGTCTGCACTACGTCCTGCCCGGCGAGACCGGCTTCGTCGTCGTCGACCCGGACGCCGCCAAGCAGGCCCGCGCGGACGCCGGCGCCGCCGACCGGCCCTGGTACGCGAACGTCTGGGACGGGGTGGACAAGGCGGACGCGGTCGGCAGGTGAGGCCAGGGGGGCGGTCCCCTGATACTGGAGGGGCACCAGCACCGGCACCCACCCTCGCCGGCACCGGCCCTTCACCGACAGCAGAGAGACGATCGTACGAACATGCAAACGCCTCCCCCGACCACTGAGCGCACCGAGCCGACCGACGCGGACGTCGAGGCGTTCCGGCAGCAGCTCGGGCGCCCCCCTCGGGGCCTGCGCGCGATCGCCCACCGCTGCCCCTGCGGCCAGCCGGACGTCGTCGAGACGGCGCCCCGCCTGCCCGACGGCACCCCCTTCCCGACGCTGTACTACCTGACGTGCCCCAAGGCGAACTCCGCCATCGGCACGCTGGAGGCGAACGGCGTGATGAAGGAGATGACCGAGCGGCTGGCCCGGGACCCGGAACTCGCGGCGGCCTACCGCGCGGCCCACGAGGACTACGTCCGCCGGCGCGACGAGATCGAGGAGCTGAAGAACTTCCCCAGCGCCGGCGGCATGCCGGACCGCGTGAAGTGCCTGCACGTCCTGGTCGCCCACTCCCTCGCCGCCGGCCCCGGCGTGAACCCCCTCGGCGACGAGGCCCTGGCGATGCTGCCGGAGTGGTGGCGCAAGGGCGCGTGCGTGACGCTCACCGAGGAGACCGCGCAGTGACCCGCGTCGCCGCCGTCGACTGCGGCACCAACTCGATCCGCCTCCTCGTCGCCGACGTCACCCTCGAGACCGGTGAACTGACCGACCTGGACCGGCGGATGACGATCGTCCGGCTCGGCCAGGACGTCGACCGCACCGGCCGGCTCGCCCCTGAGGCGCTGGAGCGGACGTTCGCCGCGTGCCGCGAGTACGCCGCCGTCATCAAGGACCTCGGCGCCGAACGCGTCCGCTTCGTGGCGACGTCCGCGTCCCGTGACGCCGAGAACCGCGACGAGTTCGTGCGGGGCGTCGTCGACATCCTCGGCGTGGAGCCGGAGGTCGTCTCCGGGGAGCAGGAGGCGGCGTTCTCCTTCACCGGGGCGACGAAGGAGCTGACGGGGCGCGCGGACCTCGCGACGCCCTACCTCGTCGTCGACATCGGCGGCGGCTCCACGGAGTTCGTCGTCGGCGACACCGCCGTCCGCGCCGCGCGCTCCGTCGACATCGGCTGCGTCCGGATGACCGAGCGGCACCTCGTGCGCGACGGCGCCGTCACCGATCCGCCGACCGAGGCGCAGGTCGCCGCGGCGCGCGCGGACATCGAGGCGGCGCTCGACCTCGCGGAGAAGACGGTCCCGCTGAGCGAGGCGCGCACGCTGGTCGGGCTCGCCGGGTCGGTCACCACGCTCTCGGCGATCGCCCAGGACCTCCCCGCGTACGACTCGACGGCCATCCACCACTCCCGGATCCCCTACGCGAAGGTCCGCGAGCTGACCGAGTGGCTGCTGCGCTCCACCCACGCCGAGCGCGCGGCGATCGGCTCCATGCATCCGGGGCGCGTGGACGTCATCGGCGCGGGCGCGCTCGTCCTGCTGGCGATCATGGAGCGGACCGGGGCGGCGGAGGTCGTGGTCAGCGAGCACGACATCCTCGACGGGATCGCGTTCGAGGTGGCGGCGGGCTAGGGCGCTGGGCAGGGGGAAGCCCCGGCACCTCGCAAGAGGGGGCCGGGGCTTCGTACGTCCGTCAGGCGTGGACGTTGATCCTGGAGCTGCAGTCGCTGAACGAGCCCTGGACGAGGCAGACGTACATCGTGCGGGTGGCGCCCTCGTCGAGGTCGCCGGTCGTGCGGTCGGTGTACGGCGCGGACTGGCCGCGTGTCGTGGCGATGCGGCCGTCGCTGAGGTGGGCCTCGATGCCGTAACCGTCCGCCAGCTGGTCGGAGGCGATCAGGGTGTCCCCGGTGGAGGAGTCGAGGGAGCCCGGGTCGGCCGCCCACATGGCGGTTCCGGCGTAGTCGCCGTTGTTGAAGACGTCGATGCGGCCGGAGCCGTCGGTGAACGTGTAGCTGCGGAAATTGACGGTCGGCGCGGCGTTCGCCGGGCTCGCCGGGCCGGCCAGGACCAGACCGCCGGCCAGTGCCAGCGCGGAGGCGACGACGGACGCCGCTCTCTTACCCCGTGTCTTCACGTGTGACCTCGTCTCACAGAGTTGATGTTGTGAAGGAGGCACATCATTCATGGCGGGGGAGGGGAAGAAGAAGCGATTTTCGGCCAAGTGTGGAAATCAGGCCGCTGAGGGTCTGGGGCGGCTGCTCCTGCCGTTCTTCCACTTGATTCTCCGCTGAGCAGGGACGACACCGTTTGAGCGGGGTCGAGGGGCGGTGCGGTGACGTCCTGTCGGCAAAGTTCGTGAAGTTCTTCACAAGGAAATGGGTCCCGTCGGGCGAGGAATGTGCCCCGGTTGGCCCTTCCGGGGCCCCAACTGGCGTATGAACACGTTCAAAACGGAGGGACGGGGGCGTTTCGACGCGATGTCGCGGAGGTGTCGTCCGGCCCTGTCGGGAGGGGTTTCGAGCGGTTGACGGGCAGCTCACGGCCCATTGACAACGGTGTGAGGAGGGGCCGGGTTCCCACTCGCGGACATGACATGGATCACGCGAGTCGCGGAGGATAACACACCCCCCGTCAAAGCTTGTGAAGGGGCGCACGAGCGACCCCCCTGACCCGGGTGGATACTCGATGGCATGAGCACCACGGAGCGTCCCAGGATCCTCGTAGTAGGCGGTGGGTACGTAGGCCTGTACGCAGCTCGGCGCATTCTCAAGAAGATGCGCTACGGCGAGGCGACCGTCACGGTCGTCGACCCCCGGTCGTACATGACCTACCAGCCCTTCCTCCCCGAAACCGCCGCCGGCAACATCTCCCCGCGCCACGTCGTCGTCCCGCTGCGACGCGTGCTGCCGAAGGCGGAGGTGCTCACCGGCCGGGTCACCACCATCGACCAGGACCGCAAGGTCGCGACGATCGCGCCGCTCGTCGGCGAGGCGTACGAGCTGCCCTTCGACTACCTGGTGATCGCGCTCGGCGCCGTCTCCCGCACCTTCCCGATCCCCGGCCTCGCCGAGCAGGGCATCGGCATGAAGGGCGTCGAGGAGGCCATCGGCCTGCGCAACCACGTCCTCGAACAGCTCGACAAGGCCGACTCCACGACCGACGAGGAGATCCGCCGCAAGGCGCTCACCTTCGTCTTCATCGGCGGCGGGTTCGCCGGCGCGGAGACCATCGGCGAGGTCGAGGACCTGGCCCGGGACGCGGCCAAGTACTACAAGACGGTCTCCCGCGAGGACATGCGCTTCGTCCTCGTCGACGCCGCCGACAAGATCCTCCCCGAGGTCGGCCCCAAGCTCGGCCTCTACGGCAAGGAGCACCTGGAGAGCCGCGGCGTCGAGATCTACCTCTCGACCTCGATGGACTCCTGCGTCGACGGCCACGTCGTCCTGAAGAACGGCCTCGAGGTCGACTCCAACACGATCGTCTGGACGGCCGGCGTCAAGCCGAACCCCGTCCTCGCGCGCTACGGCCTGCCCCTCGGCCCCCGCGGTCACGTCGACACCTCCGAGACCCTTCAGGTCCAGGGCACCGACTACATCTGGGCCGCCGGCGACAACGCCCAGGTCCCCGACGTCGCCGCCCGCAAGGCCGGCGTCGAGAACGCCTGGTGCCCGCCGAACGCGCAGCACGCGCTGCGGCAGGCCAAGGTCCTCGGCGACAACGTGGTCTCCGGCATGCGGGGCTTCCCGCAGAAGACCTACTCCCACGCCAACAAGGGCGCCGTGGCCGGCCTCGGCCTCCACAAGGGCGTCGCGATGATCGTCTTCGGCAAGATGAAGATCAAGGTGCGCGGGCGGCTCGCCTGGTACATGCACCGCGGCTACCACGGCATGGCCATGCCGACCTGGAACCGCAAGATCCGCGTCTTCGCCGACTGGACGCTCGGGATGTTCCTCAAGCGTGAGGTCGTCGCGCTGGGGGCGCTTGAGACTCCTCGCGAGGAGTTCTACGAGGCCGCCAAGCCCGCGCCCGCGCCCGCGGCTGCCAAGACGGAGTCCAAGACGGAGGCCAAGGCTTCCTGAGAGAAGGGGAGTTCGGGGCCCCGTTCCCTGAATTCCCCTCCGCCTCTCTGCTGTCGCTGCTTACACAAGGCAGTTGGTCCGCGAGCCCTGTTCCGGGGCTCACGGACTCGTACCGGTCCTCGTCCGAAGGGGCCGCCCGCCATCCGTGGTGCGGGCGGCCCCTTCGGCGTACCGGGGTGCAGCTGAGTAGGAATGCTCATGCGGCCGCCCGGATGTGGGGGTTGGATGGACGGTGGTGGCCCTCGGGGGTCGGCTGTCGGTGGCGGTGGTTAGAGTTGACTGTGTGATCCGTACGGGGAGGGTGACGGGATGTTGCTGGAGGGCGGGGAGAACCCGGCGATCGACGCGCGGAACGCGATTCAGGCGCAGGCCGACATGGCCACGGAGTACGCGTCGTTCACAGGTTTCCGCACGCGGATAGACGAACTGATCCGTACCCTCAAGGGCTCCTCGGCCGGCCCCGCCGAACTGGCCCAGGACCAGCTCACCCGCACCCAGTTCGGCGGCGGCAGCGAGGGCTGGATCGAGGCGGCGGGTCTCTTCACGGCGTACCAGACGGTCATCACCGAGCTGGAGAACCTCTCCAAGCTCCTCTCCGACTCCATGGAAGGCATGGGCATCGCCGTCCTCGCCTCCCACAAGGGCTACGAGAACATCGACCTCGACATCCGCCAGCGCATGGCCGCGATCAGCGCGGAGACGACGAAGGAGTACGGCGGGGTCTACGACCCGGGCCAGCCGCAGCAGACGGCCGCCCAGCCGTCGTCCGGCGCCGCCACGAAGAACGCGAAGGGCGGCGCGATCTGATGCGTGACGCTCAGAGTTCGGGCGGTACGTTCTTCGACGGTATGAGCCATGAGCAGATGCTGGCGTGGCTGGACCAGGCGAACGCGGGCGTGGTCAGTGGTGCGGCGGACCGTCTGAAGAAGGCGGCCACCGAGATCCAGAGCATCGCCGACGAACTGAAGGTCCGTCCGCAGTGGGTCGCCTGGAAGGGCGAGGGCGCCGATGCCTTCCGCACCTGGGCGGCCGACCTCGCGAACGCGACCCTGCGGCTGAGCGACTTCAGCCGCGACTCCGGCACCTGGCTCTCCCACGCCTCCGACGCCATCTCCCTGGCCCAGTCCGCCATCCCCCGCGACCTCCCCGGCGCCACCGCCAACCTCGCCGCCGCGAACGCCGCCCACAACGACCCCGACGCCGCCTCCATCGCGTCCAAGTCCTCCGCCGAACTCGCGGCTCTGAAGGCGGACCGGGAGAAGGTCCGCCTGGAGGCGGCCACCCAGATGAACAAGCTGGCGCAGTCGTATTCGTGGTCGGCTACGCAGTTGAACTCGTTGGAGAGGCCGAAGCTTCCACCGCCGCCGAAGGCGTTCCTGCCCCCCGATGTCCGCGCAGTCGACAGCATGAGGGATAAGGCGCCTACAGGGGACAGCGGTTCGGCCGGTGGGGGGTCGGCTCTCGGGTCCGTTTCCACGTCTCGTGGTGTGACGGGAGATGGCAGCACGACCGGGAAGTCTCCTGAACGGCATGCCTCAGGCGCTTCCGCGCCGCTGCCGCATGCGTCGGTGGACGCGGTATTGCCGCCGACACGAACGGCCATCGACTCGGTGGGGACTTTGCCGTCACAGACCCCGGTGCAGGTCCCGCA encodes:
- a CDS encoding cytochrome P450 family protein, translating into MTSSDTTPAPTLFTWEFATDPYPAYAWLREHAPVHRTTLPSGVEAWLVTRYTDAKQALADARLSKNPAHHDGPEHARGRTGIPGERKAELMTHLLNIDPPDHTRLRRLVSKAFTPRRVAEFAPRVQGLTNDLIDRFAATGEADLIHDFAFPLPIHAICDLLGVPREDQDDFRDWAGMMIRHGGGPRGGVARSVKKMRAYLLDLIHRKRGDLGDDLISGLIRASDHGEHLTENEAAAMAFILLFAGFETTVNLIGNGTLALLTHPDQRDRLQKSLAAGERGLLETGVEELLRYDGPVELATWRFATGPLTLGGQDIAPGDPVLVVLAAADRDPARFEHPDTLDLGRRDNQHLGYGHGIHYCLGAPLARLEGQTALATLLTRLPDLQLGVPVDELRWRGGLIMRGLRTLPVTFTPRTPDGPSERLSDRPSDRPSRQT
- a CDS encoding transglycosylase family protein, with protein sequence MLSGNGRHRRPRQAPALLVAAGVTGTAIAIPLLGASGASAADGSAVWDKVAGCETDGDWSENTGSGKFGGLHLTLDDWQKYGGLQYAERPDLASRAEQMTIAQKVLADQGPGAWPVCALTTGLTKENGSVALDTPTPTPSPSTPDSSGTSGSSGSSGTSDSSKGSGATGSSGQSGTTDPAAPKTPATPTPSTSPSPSPAPVDPDASSGRPTGEVPGDSAGGDKSDTSGNAAPNAPQVPDSAPTAPATEDNPVQSAGSWSLVDTGAGASDEAVSGASPLSIGTGKHRGASGDEPTTYTVRVGDTLTSIADSLALDGGWRALYAANKGVIGVDPSDIVPGQTLSLGN
- a CDS encoding transglycosylase family protein; the encoded protein is MLFSGKGKHRRPSKATRAVALAGVTGVAVAAPLMAAGNASAATASEWDAVAQCESGGNWSINTGNGYYGGLQFSPSTWAAYGGTAYASSADRASKSQQIAVAEKVLASQGKGAWPSCGVGLSGASYSGGGSSSSSGSSSRTETPSSSRSTERQAAPKQSAPKSTSSKTVTTPTGKKVKKGDGEYKVVKGDTLSSIAAKHKVAGGWQKLFQLNKDIIQDANLIYPGQQLHLK
- the eno gene encoding phosphopyruvate hydratase; translation: MLVPSIDVVVAREILDSRGNPTVEVEVGLDDGSTGRAAVPSGASTGAFEAIELRDGDPNRYQGKGVEKAVLAVIEQIGPELVGYDATEQRLIDQAMFDLDATDNKGSLGANAILGVSLAVAHAASEASDLPLFRYLGGPNAHLLPVPMMNILNGGSHADSNVDIQEFMIAPIGAESFSEALRWGTEVYHTLKKVLKTKGLSTGLGDEGGFAPNLDSNRAALDLILEAIKQAGYVPGEQIALALDVAASEFYKDGAYEFEGKSRSAAEMTEYYEDLVASYPLVSIEDPLFEDDWAGWKVLTDKLGDKVQIVGDDLFVTNPERLARGIEEGTANALLVKVNQIGSLTETLDAVELAQRNGFKCMMSHRSGETEDVTIADLAVATNCGQIKTGAPARSERVAKYNQLLRIEEILDDAAVYAGRSAFPRFRSANH
- a CDS encoding FtsB family cell division protein; protein product: MAVKDRDRFSTATRLRILGEQTAARVYRSQTKRQQRRSRLTGRAALLALVLCTLVVALAYPMRQYVSQRAEIADLEREQEQARQKVEQLRDQKARWQDDAYAEQQIRLRLHYVLPGETGFVVVDPDAAKQARADAGAADRPWYANVWDGVDKADAVGR
- a CDS encoding DUF501 domain-containing protein — protein: MQTPPPTTERTEPTDADVEAFRQQLGRPPRGLRAIAHRCPCGQPDVVETAPRLPDGTPFPTLYYLTCPKANSAIGTLEANGVMKEMTERLARDPELAAAYRAAHEDYVRRRDEIEELKNFPSAGGMPDRVKCLHVLVAHSLAAGPGVNPLGDEALAMLPEWWRKGACVTLTEETAQ
- a CDS encoding Ppx/GppA phosphatase family protein, whose amino-acid sequence is MTRVAAVDCGTNSIRLLVADVTLETGELTDLDRRMTIVRLGQDVDRTGRLAPEALERTFAACREYAAVIKDLGAERVRFVATSASRDAENRDEFVRGVVDILGVEPEVVSGEQEAAFSFTGATKELTGRADLATPYLVVDIGGGSTEFVVGDTAVRAARSVDIGCVRMTERHLVRDGAVTDPPTEAQVAAARADIEAALDLAEKTVPLSEARTLVGLAGSVTTLSAIAQDLPAYDSTAIHHSRIPYAKVRELTEWLLRSTHAERAAIGSMHPGRVDVIGAGALVLLAIMERTGAAEVVVSEHDILDGIAFEVAAG
- a CDS encoding NAD(P)/FAD-dependent oxidoreductase codes for the protein MSTTERPRILVVGGGYVGLYAARRILKKMRYGEATVTVVDPRSYMTYQPFLPETAAGNISPRHVVVPLRRVLPKAEVLTGRVTTIDQDRKVATIAPLVGEAYELPFDYLVIALGAVSRTFPIPGLAEQGIGMKGVEEAIGLRNHVLEQLDKADSTTDEEIRRKALTFVFIGGGFAGAETIGEVEDLARDAAKYYKTVSREDMRFVLVDAADKILPEVGPKLGLYGKEHLESRGVEIYLSTSMDSCVDGHVVLKNGLEVDSNTIVWTAGVKPNPVLARYGLPLGPRGHVDTSETLQVQGTDYIWAAGDNAQVPDVAARKAGVENAWCPPNAQHALRQAKVLGDNVVSGMRGFPQKTYSHANKGAVAGLGLHKGVAMIVFGKMKIKVRGRLAWYMHRGYHGMAMPTWNRKIRVFADWTLGMFLKREVVALGALETPREEFYEAAKPAPAPAAAKTESKTEAKAS
- a CDS encoding WXG100 family type VII secretion target; this encodes MSHEQMLAWLDQANAGVVSGAADRLKKAATEIQSIADELKVRPQWVAWKGEGADAFRTWAADLANATLRLSDFSRDSGTWLSHASDAISLAQSAIPRDLPGATANLAAANAAHNDPDAASIASKSSAELAALKADREKVRLEAATQMNKLAQSYSWSATQLNSLERPKLPPPPKAFLPPDVRAVDSMRDKAPTGDSGSAGGGSALGSVSTSRGVTGDGSTTGKSPERHASGASAPLPHASVDAVLPPTRTAIDSVGTLPSQTPVQVPHTPVDPGPLKGGVQQSLLAPPLFGTGQVLPGNNPVVQGRATGAGTIPMPSTSQGTGTATPVGRIPNGVGGGNGIVGGRPVLPSESRPTGAIPRGTVVGGEGVQARGPMGQTTGMTNPVGRAAGVSGATSGNRPVSSPGGVVGGRPAVNSAVVGGDPARQPRRTGGRIPGSGAIGAGGEGTRNPTAGGTTSGGSCNAASPASRPPQGTPPAQTRNGSGRPYGVTEDEETWRRNQRPTVPPVVE